The Caballeronia sp. TF1N1 genome includes a window with the following:
- a CDS encoding glycoside hydrolase family 88 protein: protein MSNATTPLSDIYSLTQDQTRLFRETLDRTAVKVAADELSFGVEFPQVTGPDGEWVRLPASLSAGYDGDAWSHGNWFCGFWVGLLLTSHLHTGDAKFLEWARARMLLVEQRADDPNTHDIGFIFDSSAVPGHHITGDARFADIALKAADKLRARLVTTRDGAYLASWGPLADPRGRSASAIDTMANLSLLYWAANHADDGSYRQAADAHAAMTARAFVRPDDSTYHAVEYDLETGARKRGYTFQGAFDESAWSRGQAWAIYGYANSARETGKLAYIELAERLAEYYLRRLDGRQIPPWDFDATGSDADIKDTAAAAIVASALLELARIHPSADAAAKWSRHGVAMLEALCRDEFTKDGEHGLLHNSCYSKPHNIGVDGATMFGDFFFVEALCRVVHPGKLRPLDAPRIPLA from the coding sequence GTGTCGAACGCTACAACCCCGCTTTCCGATATCTATTCACTCACGCAGGACCAGACACGGCTCTTTCGCGAAACGCTCGACCGCACGGCTGTAAAAGTCGCGGCCGATGAATTGAGTTTCGGTGTCGAGTTTCCGCAAGTCACGGGTCCCGATGGCGAATGGGTGCGTCTGCCCGCTTCGCTATCCGCCGGCTATGACGGCGACGCCTGGAGTCACGGCAACTGGTTCTGTGGCTTCTGGGTAGGCCTTTTGCTCACGTCGCATCTTCATACCGGCGACGCGAAATTTCTCGAATGGGCGCGTGCGCGCATGCTGCTGGTCGAACAACGCGCGGACGATCCGAACACGCATGACATCGGCTTCATCTTCGACAGCAGCGCGGTGCCCGGCCATCACATCACGGGCGATGCACGCTTTGCCGATATCGCGTTGAAGGCGGCGGACAAACTGCGCGCCCGCCTCGTCACCACGCGCGATGGCGCTTATCTCGCGTCATGGGGACCGCTCGCCGATCCGCGCGGCAGAAGTGCATCCGCAATCGATACGATGGCCAATCTCTCGCTGCTCTACTGGGCGGCGAATCATGCCGATGACGGCAGCTATCGGCAGGCAGCGGACGCGCATGCCGCGATGACTGCACGCGCCTTCGTGCGTCCCGACGACTCGACGTATCACGCCGTCGAATACGATCTCGAAACGGGCGCGCGCAAACGTGGCTACACTTTTCAAGGCGCATTCGACGAGTCTGCATGGAGCCGCGGTCAGGCCTGGGCGATCTACGGGTATGCGAATTCCGCGCGCGAAACGGGCAAGCTCGCGTACATTGAACTCGCCGAGCGTCTGGCCGAATACTATCTGCGCCGTCTCGATGGCCGTCAGATTCCCCCTTGGGACTTCGACGCAACCGGCAGCGATGCCGACATCAAGGACACGGCCGCCGCCGCTATCGTCGCATCGGCTTTGCTCGAACTGGCGCGCATTCATCCATCGGCGGATGCCGCGGCAAAATGGAGCCGTCACGGAGTCGCGATGCTCGAAGCGTTGTGCCGCGATGAGTTCACCAAGGACGGCGAACACGGCCTGCTGCACAACTCCTGCTATTCGAAGCCGCACAACATTGGCGTGGATGGCGCGACCATGTTCGGCGACTTCTTCTTTGTCGAAGCCTTGTGTCGTGTCGTGCATCCGGGCAAGCTGCGCCCGCTCGACGCACCGCGCATTCCGCTAGCGTAA
- a CDS encoding helix-turn-helix domain-containing protein, translated as MSTACGCHVPVIKIENYEYGAHVKSMDFHFAPLEVMKSTLPYPHRHDFYHIAWVVTGTGHHVIDSVRYEVRPQSLFFMAPGQIHDFVLSPDTVGWSISFSSEFFSFRVQNRHSETEVPVHDFDQLAAAVYLNDAQAHEMMRLIDGMMDEYRSELHGHQDAIWAYLRIFLLKAARMSSAAAVTESGTSRNVLLSRRFKSLLEKHFRSMNDAADYARLLNVTERALNEATRAALGSTAAKLIRERVMLEAKRLLLHSEVNVAEIASQLSFDDPAYFSRCFRKHTGRSPIDYRRSLDKLHI; from the coding sequence TTGAGTACCGCATGTGGTTGCCACGTTCCGGTCATCAAGATCGAGAACTACGAATATGGCGCGCACGTCAAGTCGATGGACTTCCACTTTGCGCCGCTCGAAGTCATGAAGTCGACACTGCCTTATCCGCATCGGCATGACTTCTATCACATCGCCTGGGTGGTGACGGGCACGGGTCATCATGTCATCGACTCGGTGCGTTACGAGGTGCGTCCGCAGTCGCTGTTCTTCATGGCACCAGGCCAGATACACGACTTCGTTCTATCCCCCGATACGGTCGGCTGGTCGATCAGCTTCTCATCCGAGTTCTTTTCGTTTCGCGTGCAAAATCGGCATTCGGAAACCGAAGTGCCGGTGCACGACTTCGATCAGCTTGCCGCAGCGGTCTATCTGAACGACGCGCAAGCGCATGAAATGATGCGTCTCATCGACGGCATGATGGACGAGTATCGCTCGGAACTGCACGGCCATCAGGATGCAATCTGGGCTTATCTGCGTATCTTTTTGCTCAAGGCCGCGCGCATGAGCAGCGCGGCGGCGGTCACGGAGTCGGGCACGTCGCGTAACGTGTTGTTGTCGCGCCGCTTCAAGAGCCTTCTGGAGAAGCATTTTCGCTCGATGAACGATGCCGCCGACTACGCGCGTCTGCTCAACGTGACCGAGCGCGCGCTCAACGAAGCCACGCGCGCGGCGCTCGGCAGCACGGCTGCAAAGCTGATACGCGAACGCGTCATGCTCGAAGCCAAGCGCTTGCTGCTGCATTCCGAAGTGAACGTGGCGGAGATCGCATCGCAACTCTCTTTCGACGACCCCGCTTATTTCAGCCGGTGCTTTCGCAAGCACACGGGCCGCTCACCGATCGACTATCGCCGCAGCCTCGACAAGTTGCATATTTGA
- a CDS encoding MaoC family dehydratase yields MSAQLHAAPAAPELLRFDDVEIGRSQVDVHTVVESAVNAFGHLSGDLNPLHMEQAFAERSPFGRRVVHGLLTASLVSAAHTRLTGPGFAYVGQELRFLGPVFIDDTITINVTVVEKKDAKRILVMDTMVRNQRGKVVLSGLSALKELKFE; encoded by the coding sequence ATGAGCGCCCAACTACACGCTGCTCCCGCAGCACCCGAACTGCTGCGCTTCGACGATGTAGAAATCGGCCGCTCGCAGGTGGACGTCCACACCGTGGTCGAATCGGCGGTCAATGCGTTCGGCCATCTGTCGGGCGATCTGAATCCCCTGCACATGGAGCAAGCGTTTGCGGAGCGCTCACCGTTCGGAAGACGCGTCGTGCACGGCCTGTTGACGGCCTCGCTCGTCTCGGCCGCACACACGCGACTGACCGGTCCGGGCTTCGCTTATGTCGGACAAGAACTGCGTTTTCTGGGGCCAGTGTTCATCGACGACACCATCACCATCAACGTGACCGTGGTGGAGAAGAAGGACGCCAAGCGAATTCTCGTGATGGACACCATGGTTCGCAATCAACGCGGCAAGGTCGTGCTGAGCGGGCTTTCCGCGCTAAAAGAACTCAAGTTCGAATGA
- a CDS encoding CaiB/BaiF CoA-transferase family protein, translating to MLEGIKVLSFTHFLQGPAAVQMLADVGADVIKIEPPGGAFERSWTGADAFVEGVSVFFLLGNRNQRSISLDLREEAAREIVWRLIRKADVLIENYRPGVLDKMGFGYAQVHEVNPRLVYCSCTGYGSSGPYLKRPGQDLLLQAMSGMTMLSGEADSPPTPVGSAIVDQHAAVLAAFGVVAALQSRERTGVGTRVESNLLNAALDLQIEPFTYYMNKGPLWQRTQPPTGSRFHPAPYGVYKTLDGYIAISLTPTQKLSNALDVPALAEFTHPKDNVRRRDEINRLVYDALTRRTTETWMRVFEEHDIWFAPVNDYEQVEVDPQVAHNQMIMSFEHEEAGPIRVLAHPVRYDGEAPPMRRHPPRQGEHTREVLAELGYDTTRIDELVDAGIALTSRRNA from the coding sequence ATGCTGGAAGGCATCAAGGTACTGAGTTTCACCCATTTTCTGCAAGGGCCCGCCGCCGTGCAGATGCTCGCCGATGTCGGCGCGGATGTCATCAAGATCGAGCCACCGGGCGGCGCGTTCGAGCGAAGCTGGACCGGCGCGGACGCTTTCGTCGAAGGCGTGAGCGTGTTCTTTCTGCTGGGCAATCGCAATCAGCGCAGCATCTCGCTCGACTTGCGTGAGGAAGCCGCGCGTGAAATCGTATGGCGGCTGATCCGCAAAGCCGATGTATTGATAGAGAACTACCGCCCCGGTGTGCTCGACAAGATGGGCTTCGGCTATGCGCAAGTGCACGAGGTCAACCCGCGTCTCGTGTATTGCTCGTGCACGGGTTATGGATCGTCGGGTCCCTATCTCAAGCGCCCGGGACAAGACCTGCTATTACAAGCGATGAGCGGCATGACCATGCTTTCCGGTGAAGCCGATTCGCCGCCGACGCCTGTCGGCTCCGCTATCGTCGATCAACATGCAGCGGTGCTGGCAGCGTTCGGCGTGGTTGCTGCACTTCAGTCGCGCGAACGCACGGGTGTGGGTACGCGTGTCGAGAGCAATTTGCTGAACGCGGCACTGGATTTGCAGATCGAGCCTTTCACGTACTACATGAACAAGGGTCCGCTCTGGCAGCGCACCCAGCCGCCAACGGGCAGCCGCTTTCATCCTGCGCCCTATGGCGTCTATAAAACGCTCGACGGTTATATCGCGATCTCGCTTACACCGACGCAGAAGCTCTCCAATGCGCTCGATGTCCCCGCGCTCGCCGAGTTCACGCATCCGAAAGACAACGTGCGACGTCGCGATGAAATCAATCGACTGGTCTATGACGCGTTGACCAGGCGCACGACAGAAACATGGATGCGCGTCTTCGAGGAGCACGATATCTGGTTCGCGCCGGTCAACGACTACGAGCAGGTCGAGGTCGACCCTCAAGTCGCGCATAACCAGATGATCATGTCGTTCGAACACGAAGAGGCGGGACCGATACGCGTACTTGCGCATCCGGTGCGCTATGACGGCGAGGCGCCGCCCATGCGACGGCATCCTCCGCGACAGGGCGAGCACACACGTGAGGTGCTGGCCGAACTGGGTTATGACACTACGCGGATCGACGAACTGGTCGATGCCGGCATCGCGCTGACTTCGAGGAGAAATGCATGA
- a CDS encoding acyl-CoA dehydrogenase family protein gives MSTIHRLPHWLGEEHAMIREAVRRFADKEIAPHSEELWEQEAFPYDIWRQAGELGFTGLPYAEQWGGGGGDWLSFVIVLEELARVDCAVANALMANSTVASLLSNYGTSTQKDLYLRPVLEGSQIGSIGLSEPDAGSDAANIATRARFDGERWVIDGAKTFISNSGTELGGPVVIAAVTGTRADGKKEISNFIVPSGTTGYQTGRKLRKIGWRASITHELFFENCAIPAENLLGERGAGLRQTLAQISTGRILIGALALGILQGSLERSVEYMKTRRAFGRAIAEFQGLQFKVADMATHAHAARLMLYDAATLKDSGAPFDMQASQAKLFASEQAMHAAHQALQIHGGYGVMAEYPVARAFGDAKVLEIVEGTSEIQRMIIARAALA, from the coding sequence ATGAGCACGATACATCGTTTGCCTCACTGGCTCGGCGAAGAGCACGCCATGATTCGTGAAGCCGTTCGCCGCTTCGCCGACAAAGAGATTGCACCGCATTCCGAGGAGCTCTGGGAGCAAGAAGCCTTTCCCTACGATATCTGGCGTCAAGCCGGCGAGCTTGGCTTCACCGGCCTGCCCTATGCGGAGCAATGGGGCGGTGGCGGTGGCGACTGGCTTTCGTTTGTCATCGTGCTCGAAGAACTGGCGCGCGTAGATTGTGCGGTCGCGAACGCCTTGATGGCCAATTCGACTGTCGCGAGTCTCTTGTCGAACTACGGCACATCGACGCAAAAGGACCTTTATTTAAGGCCTGTTCTCGAAGGCAGCCAGATCGGTTCGATCGGTTTGTCCGAGCCCGATGCGGGATCGGATGCGGCCAACATCGCCACACGTGCGCGCTTCGATGGCGAGCGCTGGGTCATCGATGGCGCGAAGACTTTCATCAGCAACTCGGGCACTGAACTCGGCGGACCGGTGGTAATCGCGGCTGTGACCGGTACGCGTGCCGATGGCAAGAAAGAGATTTCGAACTTCATCGTGCCTTCGGGCACTACTGGCTATCAAACGGGCCGCAAGCTGCGCAAGATCGGCTGGCGCGCTTCGATCACGCACGAGTTGTTCTTCGAAAACTGCGCGATCCCCGCAGAGAATCTGCTTGGTGAACGCGGCGCGGGTTTGCGTCAGACGCTCGCGCAGATCAGCACAGGCCGCATTTTAATCGGCGCGCTTGCGCTCGGCATCTTGCAAGGCTCGCTCGAACGGTCCGTCGAATACATGAAGACGCGACGCGCGTTCGGCCGCGCGATAGCGGAGTTTCAAGGCCTGCAATTCAAGGTCGCCGACATGGCGACGCACGCGCATGCCGCACGTCTCATGCTTTACGACGCCGCCACATTGAAGGACAGCGGCGCGCCGTTCGACATGCAGGCATCGCAAGCCAAGCTCTTCGCCTCGGAACAGGCGATGCACGCAGCGCATCAGGCTTTGCAGATACACGGCGGTTACGGCGTGATGGCGGAGTATCCGGTAGCGCGCGCATTCGGCGACGCCAAGGTGCTCGAGATCGTCGAAGGGACATCCGAAATACAACGCATGATCATCGCGCGTGCGGCGCTTGCCTGA
- a CDS encoding enoyl-CoA hydratase/isomerase family protein gives MLMNTSPVIAEQHGALRLLTLNRADKLNAFTPEMLAALEAGLDDALADDATRVIAITGSGPKAFAAGNDIERLVTLDSAGAYRDMVAGQRALLRLHESAKPTIAMVNGFALGGGFELALACDFVIASTKASFGFPEITLNTMPGWGGTQLAVAKMGLACAKRFVLSGRRHTAQECASFGFLHEIVEHDALFDTVREFAETLAVYDPFAMEMAKRALNRANEMPLSAGLDFEAAQYAVNFTSEGARAGLRQFMEKRLARRASTVTVTE, from the coding sequence ATGCTGATGAACACCTCGCCCGTCATAGCGGAACAGCACGGCGCACTGCGTCTCCTGACGCTCAACCGCGCCGATAAACTCAATGCCTTCACGCCGGAAATGCTCGCGGCGCTCGAAGCAGGACTCGACGATGCACTCGCCGACGATGCAACGCGCGTCATCGCCATCACGGGTAGCGGTCCCAAGGCCTTCGCTGCTGGCAACGATATCGAGCGGCTGGTTACGCTCGACAGCGCGGGCGCGTATCGTGACATGGTAGCCGGGCAGCGCGCGTTGTTGCGCCTGCATGAAAGCGCCAAGCCGACCATCGCAATGGTCAATGGCTTCGCGCTAGGCGGCGGGTTCGAATTGGCGCTTGCTTGCGACTTCGTGATTGCATCGACGAAAGCGAGCTTCGGGTTTCCCGAGATCACGCTCAATACCATGCCCGGCTGGGGTGGCACGCAACTCGCCGTCGCCAAGATGGGGCTCGCCTGCGCCAAGCGATTCGTATTGAGCGGGCGGCGTCATACGGCTCAGGAATGCGCGTCGTTCGGCTTTCTGCACGAGATCGTCGAACACGATGCATTGTTCGATACAGTGCGCGAGTTCGCCGAAACACTCGCCGTCTACGACCCCTTCGCAATGGAAATGGCGAAGCGCGCGCTCAATCGCGCGAACGAAATGCCCTTGTCCGCAGGACTCGACTTTGAAGCAGCGCAATACGCGGTGAATTTCACGAGTGAAGGCGCGCGCGCGGGCTTGAGGCAGTTCATGGAAAAGCGCCTTGCACGGCGCGCCTCGACCGTGACGGTGACCGAATGA
- a CDS encoding MaoC family dehydratase: MAKRPHMDCYAIGDTADFAKTVSEYDIYGFAGIVGDFYAVHLNEEFAKTTRFEKRIAQGCLSVGFLSTVMGHMAAKAPSPGAVSYRYDITFNAPVFIGDTVTARLTLEEKDEERNVCVFVADVTRQDGVVVASGKTYLKVL, translated from the coding sequence ATGGCCAAACGCCCGCACATGGACTGTTATGCAATCGGCGATACCGCCGATTTCGCAAAGACCGTATCCGAATACGACATCTATGGATTTGCCGGGATAGTCGGCGACTTTTACGCCGTGCATCTGAACGAAGAGTTCGCCAAGACCACGCGCTTCGAGAAGCGCATTGCGCAAGGCTGTCTCTCGGTCGGCTTTCTTTCGACAGTCATGGGCCATATGGCGGCGAAGGCGCCGAGTCCGGGCGCGGTGTCGTATCGCTATGACATCACGTTCAATGCGCCGGTGTTTATAGGCGATACGGTCACTGCGCGTCTCACGCTCGAAGAGAAGGATGAAGAGCGCAACGTGTGCGTATTCGTCGCCGATGTCACGCGGCAAGACGGCGTGGTCGTGGCATCGGGCAAGACTTACCTCAAGGTGCTGTGA
- a CDS encoding TRAP transporter substrate-binding protein, with translation MNSLFKAHRSLRVTMSAVLAALCVAATGSAMAQDKVVMKLGHTLAPDNHYQLTAQVFAKEVAQRTHGHVEIQLFPQSQLGGEVQMAQALRTGTQELMISAQAPIDNTIKQWQIFDMPYLFSSMDEANKVLQGPVGRKYLDMMQPVNMVGLTWLAVGERNLFTTKRPVTSLADMKDLKVRVMQSPGYIAGYKALGANPTPLAYNQLFLALSQGLVDGADTSPEQFVQDKFSDVAKHFYVTHVNYLPVVLAMSKSAWTKLSPADQKAFQESAAVAADFDLKEYKREYDAALATMKAKGIQVTMVDTAPWAEATKSARDELVAKIPDGAALYAEMNAAKQASSVASK, from the coding sequence ATGAATTCGCTTTTCAAGGCGCATCGCTCGTTGCGCGTGACGATGAGCGCCGTGCTCGCCGCATTGTGCGTCGCCGCAACAGGCAGCGCGATGGCGCAAGACAAGGTCGTGATGAAGCTTGGGCATACGCTCGCACCGGACAATCACTATCAACTGACCGCGCAGGTCTTCGCCAAGGAAGTCGCGCAACGCACGCATGGCCATGTCGAGATTCAGCTCTTTCCCCAATCGCAACTCGGGGGCGAAGTGCAGATGGCGCAGGCGTTGCGCACTGGCACGCAGGAACTCATGATCTCCGCGCAAGCGCCGATCGACAATACGATCAAGCAATGGCAGATTTTCGACATGCCTTATCTCTTCAGCAGCATGGATGAGGCGAACAAGGTGCTGCAAGGACCCGTCGGCCGCAAGTATCTCGACATGATGCAGCCGGTCAACATGGTCGGTCTCACGTGGCTTGCTGTCGGCGAACGCAATCTCTTCACGACCAAGCGTCCGGTCACGTCGCTTGCCGACATGAAGGACCTGAAGGTGCGCGTGATGCAAAGCCCTGGCTATATCGCGGGCTATAAGGCGCTCGGCGCGAACCCCACGCCGCTCGCCTATAACCAGCTGTTCCTCGCGCTGTCGCAAGGCCTCGTCGATGGCGCGGACACATCGCCCGAGCAATTCGTGCAGGACAAGTTCTCCGACGTCGCCAAGCATTTCTATGTGACGCACGTGAACTACCTGCCCGTCGTGCTCGCGATGAGCAAGAGCGCCTGGACCAAGCTGTCGCCTGCTGACCAGAAGGCTTTTCAAGAGTCAGCCGCGGTCGCCGCCGATTTCGACCTGAAGGAGTACAAGCGCGAATACGACGCCGCACTCGCGACGATGAAGGCCAAGGGCATTCAAGTGACGATGGTCGACACTGCGCCGTGGGCCGAAGCCACGAAGTCCGCGCGTGACGAACTCGTTGCGAAGATTCCGGATGGCGCCGCGCTCTACGCCGAGATGAACGCGGCCAAGCAGGCCTCGTCCGTGGCATCCAAATGA
- a CDS encoding TRAP transporter small permease yields MTPLSPEVPEETRMEKLARGLMFIDDMVLKLNLFVSSCLLLAAVIVAGLGVVFRFVLHDSLSWSDEAAAYLFVWLTCLGAAAGVKLRAHPEVRVLADRVPAAIAPLLKDFTDCAILALGAVFVAYGSDMLALMGTETAASIPISMVYPYLSIPVCGALLVFHSLVRIVVSHLAPQTQTNAALIEGVSDHL; encoded by the coding sequence ATGACGCCTTTGTCACCGGAAGTGCCGGAGGAAACCCGTATGGAAAAGCTCGCGCGTGGCTTGATGTTCATCGACGACATGGTTCTGAAGCTGAACCTGTTCGTCAGCAGTTGCCTCTTGCTGGCAGCGGTGATCGTCGCCGGTCTCGGGGTCGTGTTCCGCTTCGTGCTGCACGACTCGCTTTCGTGGTCCGACGAAGCCGCGGCGTATCTCTTCGTCTGGCTCACGTGCCTGGGTGCGGCGGCAGGCGTCAAGTTGCGCGCACATCCCGAAGTGCGCGTGCTGGCCGATCGCGTGCCGGCGGCGATCGCGCCCTTGCTCAAGGACTTCACGGACTGCGCGATTCTCGCGCTCGGCGCCGTGTTCGTCGCGTATGGCTCGGACATGCTCGCGTTGATGGGCACGGAGACGGCCGCATCGATTCCCATCTCGATGGTCTATCCGTATCTTTCTATTCCCGTGTGCGGCGCGTTGCTCGTGTTTCATTCGCTGGTGCGCATCGTCGTGTCGCACCTCGCGCCGCAGACGCAGACCAACGCCGCTTTGATCGAAGGCGTGTCCGACCATCTCTAG
- a CDS encoding TRAP transporter large permease, translated as MWAIALGAGLLGLGVPVAICIGIAATLALSINGTPLLVIPQQLFSNLNNVGLLAIPFFMLTGAIMDSGGVSRRIIEFSQALVGFMRGGIGQVTIVASMFFADLSGSATADTAAIGSVMIPGMVKKGYSRAFAVALQSAAGSLGLLSPVSMSMLVYAYTANVSVGTMFIAGILPMLLVVASFMIVNYVTAVRNDYSAVEPFSARKLWTTFREAFWALLTPIIILGGILGGIFTPVEAGVVAAVYVTLVSAFIFRTLKLSHFKEILVKTSVNTTRVSFLLGLAFVLGRYLIEAQIPLHVANSFLAITTSAIILLILINLFLIAAHTVLETISSIAVIIPVFLPLVVQMHIDPVVFGVIVLINSAIGINLPPIGFCLFTAASIGGVSVEKATRAILPFILALVIDLLLIIFFPHIPQFLPHLMSMK; from the coding sequence ATGTGGGCAATCGCTCTAGGCGCGGGGCTGCTCGGCCTCGGTGTACCGGTGGCCATCTGTATTGGTATCGCGGCGACGCTGGCGTTGTCGATCAATGGCACGCCGCTGCTCGTCATTCCGCAACAGCTCTTCTCGAACCTCAATAACGTGGGTCTGCTCGCGATTCCGTTCTTCATGCTCACGGGCGCGATCATGGATTCGGGCGGCGTTTCCCGACGCATCATCGAGTTTTCGCAAGCGCTCGTCGGCTTCATGCGTGGCGGTATCGGACAGGTCACGATTGTCGCGAGCATGTTCTTCGCGGACCTCTCGGGATCGGCCACGGCGGATACGGCGGCGATCGGCTCCGTGATGATTCCGGGCATGGTGAAGAAGGGCTATTCGCGTGCGTTCGCGGTGGCATTGCAATCGGCGGCGGGATCGCTCGGGCTGCTTTCGCCGGTATCGATGAGCATGCTCGTCTATGCTTACACGGCGAATGTATCGGTAGGCACGATGTTTATTGCCGGTATCTTGCCGATGCTCCTAGTGGTCGCTTCGTTCATGATCGTGAACTACGTGACCGCCGTGCGCAACGACTACAGCGCGGTCGAGCCGTTCAGCGCACGCAAGTTGTGGACTACGTTTCGCGAAGCATTCTGGGCCTTGCTCACGCCGATCATCATTCTGGGCGGCATCCTTGGCGGCATCTTCACGCCGGTCGAGGCAGGCGTGGTTGCGGCGGTGTACGTCACCCTGGTGAGCGCGTTCATCTTCCGCACCTTGAAGCTCTCGCATTTCAAGGAGATTCTCGTCAAGACGTCGGTGAACACGACGCGCGTGTCGTTCCTGTTGGGTCTTGCCTTCGTGCTCGGCCGGTATCTGATCGAAGCGCAAATTCCCTTGCATGTGGCGAACAGTTTCCTTGCGATCACGACGAGCGCCATCATCCTGCTCATTCTCATCAACCTGTTTCTGATCGCGGCGCATACGGTGCTTGAAACCATTTCGAGTATCGCGGTGATAATCCCGGTGTTCCTGCCGCTCGTCGTGCAGATGCATATCGATCCCGTCGTATTCGGCGTGATCGTGCTGATCAATTCGGCTATTGGCATCAATCTGCCACCTATTGGCTTCTGCCTCTTCACGGCGGCGTCCATTGGTGGTGTATCGGTCGAAAAGGCGACGCGTGCGATTCTGCCTTTCATTCTCGCGCTCGTGATCGACTTACTGCTGATCATTTTCTTCCCGCATATTCCGCAGTTTCTGCCGCATCTGATGTCGATGAAATAA